A genomic window from Deinococcus misasensis DSM 22328 includes:
- the accD gene encoding acetyl-CoA carboxylase, carboxyltransferase subunit beta, which yields MALNKFFQRKRPQATQTDDIPDLWSKCQHCGTQIYNRDFDQNLRVCPKCGFHHRIPVMKRLEFLLDEGSFEQKSGKVYPKDPLHFVDTESYQDRLNRTQKKVGRPDAVVWGQGSIEGIPLGVVVMDFEFSGGSMGSVVGEEIARAAEHAAEQNIPLLIMAASGGARMQESALSLMQLAKTTVALQKLADKGLPYISLLTDPTTGGVTASFATIADVILAEPGALIGFAGPRVIQQTIRQNLPDGFQRAEFLEKHGMIDSVVDRRKQREVLRTLLTHFGGAK from the coding sequence ATGGCGCTAAACAAGTTTTTCCAGCGAAAAAGACCGCAAGCCACACAAACCGACGACATTCCAGACTTGTGGTCCAAATGTCAGCACTGCGGCACCCAGATCTACAACCGTGATTTTGACCAGAACCTGAGGGTGTGCCCGAAATGCGGGTTCCACCACCGGATTCCTGTGATGAAACGTCTCGAATTCCTGCTGGATGAAGGCAGCTTCGAGCAAAAAAGCGGCAAAGTTTATCCCAAAGACCCTTTGCATTTCGTGGACACCGAGTCCTATCAGGACCGCCTGAACCGCACCCAGAAGAAAGTGGGTCGTCCAGACGCCGTGGTCTGGGGCCAGGGAAGCATCGAAGGCATTCCTCTGGGCGTGGTGGTCATGGATTTCGAGTTCTCAGGGGGCAGCATGGGCAGTGTGGTCGGCGAGGAAATCGCCAGAGCCGCTGAACATGCCGCCGAGCAAAACATCCCTCTTCTGATCATGGCTGCCTCAGGCGGTGCCCGCATGCAAGAAAGTGCCCTGAGCCTGATGCAGTTGGCCAAAACCACAGTGGCCTTGCAAAAACTGGCGGACAAAGGCTTGCCTTACATCAGTTTGCTCACCGATCCCACCACCGGTGGAGTGACGGCTTCGTTCGCCACCATCGCAGACGTGATTCTGGCAGAACCCGGAGCTTTGATTGGCTTTGCAGGGCCGAGGGTCATCCAGCAAACCATCCGCCAGAACTTGCCAGACGGTTTCCAGCGTGCAGAGTTTCTTGAAAAACACGGCATGATCGACAGTGTGGTGGATCGCCGCAAGCAACGCGAAGTCCTGAGAACCCTCCTGACCCACTTTGGAGGTGCCAAATGA
- a CDS encoding acetyl-CoA carboxylase carboxyltransferase subunit alpha: MSLLDLEKTLAELERTSQETGVDLGSEIANVKHKIDQMRSHTHTQVSRWERVQLARVSTRPSSLDYVDRIFSDFVELHGDRAFGDDQALIGGPAKLGDRSVMLIMQQRGKDTKDNIKRNFAMAHPEGYRKALRLMDLADKFKLPVIAMIDTQGAYPGIAAEERGQAWAIAESIQRMSLLKVPAISVVLSEGGSGGALAIGVGNRVLMMENAWYSVISPESCAAILWRDSKEAPKAAEALKLTAPDLLELGIVEEVIPEPKGGAHLDHNYAAQNLRSALERHLDELEKMSPEELLEQRAHRFRNLGVFMEI; encoded by the coding sequence ATGAGCCTGCTGGATCTGGAAAAGACCCTTGCAGAACTGGAACGCACCAGTCAGGAAACCGGTGTGGATCTCGGCAGTGAAATCGCCAATGTGAAACACAAAATTGACCAGATGCGTTCCCACACCCACACGCAAGTCAGCAGATGGGAACGGGTGCAACTGGCCCGTGTGTCCACCCGACCCTCCAGTCTGGATTACGTGGACCGCATCTTCAGTGATTTTGTGGAACTGCACGGTGACCGTGCTTTTGGTGACGATCAAGCCCTGATTGGTGGTCCAGCCAAACTCGGGGACCGCAGCGTGATGCTGATCATGCAACAGCGTGGCAAAGACACCAAAGACAACATCAAACGCAACTTTGCCATGGCCCACCCCGAGGGGTACCGCAAAGCCCTGCGCTTGATGGACCTGGCAGACAAGTTCAAACTGCCAGTGATTGCCATGATCGACACGCAAGGGGCCTATCCGGGCATTGCTGCCGAAGAAAGAGGGCAGGCCTGGGCCATTGCAGAGAGCATCCAGCGCATGAGCCTCCTGAAAGTTCCAGCCATCAGTGTGGTCCTCAGCGAAGGGGGCTCGGGTGGTGCACTGGCCATTGGGGTCGGCAACCGCGTCTTGATGATGGAAAACGCATGGTACAGCGTGATCAGCCCGGAGTCCTGTGCAGCCATCCTCTGGCGGGACTCCAAAGAGGCCCCCAAGGCTGCAGAGGCCCTCAAGCTCACGGCTCCAGATTTGCTGGAACTGGGCATTGTTGAAGAGGTCATCCCTGAACCCAAAGGCGGAGCACACCTCGACCACAACTACGCTGCACAGAACCTCAGAAGTGCACTGGAACGCCATCTCGATGAACTGGAAAAGATGTCCCCTGAAGAGCTGCTGGAACAACGGGCCCACCGCTTCCGCAACCTCGGGGTGTTCATGGAAATCTGA